A window of the Hippoglossus stenolepis isolate QCI-W04-F060 chromosome 8, HSTE1.2, whole genome shotgun sequence genome harbors these coding sequences:
- the atn1 gene encoding atrophin-1 isoform X4, producing the protein MKTRTHKESMPMRSGRRRGASEERRGRRPHSSPTRPERNDRQTQRGAVEELAGNRFSRRSQGHDSSESEGEELVSPPKRQKVQDSVSTPNPPTSTHSTDSSAPSTVPPPTLVASQSRESDNEDGQSQGSRSSVVGSLANSSSSLSSGRDIDQDNRSSSPSLSASPLGSLDSDSDGPDSPKQGEREREKGKEGGAGKVSGEERRALREGRGEDSCGDGEKRDVDARIEDCPSLKPPSTPCSSSGLTPSLRGAGDSSNDSNSGRKSYFSLDSKLMCKVEYGGPVGVDGALSGNRMNSKASTQCVTKTTISGDFSHNSPNIPHSLPPPLPPPPALKPLELGGQNLPAEVKTERDKIEKADKLLDKAQSTPPSLLPQTGPQPQSQPQTQTSTHPHHYSSTSWQGGTATGCQGSWGYTRYPSNHHPHQPQHQPPVQQQQLPSVYNPPSSRHSSSHPSYLPHPHPHPHREYLPRYAGGGGERERGAAGERERGVRGECGGREMNREFSAPIGNSSNNSSGANSNSACGGIGGPNSIQGREFGGLSVGQNREFQSSGRDGPNLAPERRDFGPPFRDREREREREREGGREFPLPNQNQSRDFGPNGAGGGHPRDKDGGRWGEFGGQTREVVGNSNPNNSSIPQGNPPSSTSGLPVTPMLNRDPPASPQNNPSHPSHSSLPPHPHPHPPNSSNRDFPPSMDQAQTPSSGADHFHREYTPTGGKDFPAGAPPSAGTNREYLSSPGVTPNLGREYSGPGGTQHPHPPHPHYQSAPRDRDRERDSNLRESALYQNRGGPSQPPALSPSSSSTHHVHPPNPPYPPPPQPPLAPPQTSHAQPPPSGMTPNVRPQHYQSSSQTPPTPLSPLPSPSTNQMGGFSSFPPGSSSAPNMPLPGPGVPSSCSPGCRPSPFHGTLNNHPPFSGTYHSNGNSGSNMANSNSNNSAPNSSNTNSQSLSPQNMSKGPPPLSNSANNISVSAPASSSSLPCGDGHSDSGPPPTPVIIKEEPIEDREENESPPLVLRSPSPEPKPVDIPIHASQSARFHKVLDRGNGNSCARSDVLFVPLDGSKLWKKRNEMIERARREVEQRARDLREKERERERERERERELDRHLQQKDVNAAGVCRQGSSLFFPSSSSIILDPSSSSCNPVSHQSPHPQHHQHPHVHLSQAHHLHPSLSHSIPHSLLLPSMGGASAMVGGPQGALGMGLGGPYLGPDTPALRTLSEYARPHAMSPLGAASRAQAHHQQMHHGHPHVHPSFFLPQFQNHALAHPHHMPADAATAAAILGFLYGGSLEGGPVVGGHPGMAGGQIPGGLGGAGFGGVGFPHAMAAHRDRMKQGFEFKSDERVYQPGSIPDHAALALAHSHSHAHANAHVHAHSLLLGGGSAGSNEVSIYGTPPPPAPPGPPHLQNPSLAPVTRPPNPPAPQSLSNPPPPSLLPPSLPSHPSSAAPTAPTAPAAPAAPPPAPPPPAPPTSNAASLHHPVPHSSFPSPLSSHLPPAPAPAAPPEAYPTPTRSPASYERDRSEERERERERDRAALPPFGDRERERERERERGGSGGGGGGGAGGGSGGGGTGGGGGGENLGRLQMLNVTPHHHQHSHIHSHLHLHQQDTAAGGVHPLMDPLASGSPLARLPYPGATLGTPILAHPLTDSEVLRQQLFGAPFRDLPQPSSLTGPMSAAHQLQAMQQAQSAELQIQRLALEQQWIHHHHHHSLTQDEYYSHLKKESDKTL; encoded by the exons atgaaaacaaggacacacaaagAATCG ATGCCCATGCGCAGTGGGCGGCGGCGGGGGGCgagtgaggagagaaggggCAGACGCCCGCACTCCAGCCCCACTCGCCCTGAACGCAACGATAGACAGACG CAAAGAGGTGCTGTTGAGGAATTGGCTGGAAATCGCTTCAGTCGCAGATCACAAGGGCATGATTCATCAGAGAGTGAGGGGGAGGAACTTGTGTCTCCTCCAAAGAGGCAGAAAGTTCAG GATTCAGTCTCTACCCCAAACCCTCCAACATCAACACACTCGACTGACAGCTCGGCTCCTTCCACTGTCCCACCTCCAACCTTGGTTGCCAGCCAATCTCGTGAGAGTGACAACGAAGATGGCCAATCCCAGGGCAGCAGGAGTTCGGTTGTTGGGAGTCTGGCCaatagcagcagcagtctgAGCAGCGGGCGGGATATAGACCAGGACAATCGTTCCTCATCTCCGAGTCTCTCTGCTTCCCCTCTGGGTAGCCTGGATTCTGATTCCGACGGCCCGGACTCACCAAAgcaaggagagagggaacgagaGAAAGGCAAGGAAGGGGGAGCGGGGAAGGTgtcaggggaggagaggagagcgctacgagaggggagaggagaggactcCTGTGGAGATGGAGAAAAGCGAGATGTGGATGCAAGAATTGAAGACTGTCCTTCTCTTAAGCCCCCCTCCACTCCGTGCTCTTCCTCTGGTCTGACTCCCTCCCTCCGGGGAGCAGGGGATTCATCGAATGACAGCAATAGCGGGAGGAAGTCCTACTTCTCCCTGGACTCCAAATTGATGTGTAAAGTTGAGTATGGTGGACCAGTGGGTGTCGATGGTGCACTTAGTGGCAACCGAATGAATTCCAAAGCCAGCACACAGTGCGTGACCAAGACAACTATCTCGGGAGACTTTTCCCACAACAGCCCCAACATTCCACACTCCTtaccccctcctctcccacctccaCCTGCCTTGAAGCCCTTGGAGCTAGGGGGACAAAACCTGCCTGCTGAGGttaagacagaaagagacaaaatagAAAAAGCAGACAAACTCCTGGACAAGGCTCAGTCCACTCCTCCCTCGCTGTTGCCACAGACCGGCCCCCAGCCACAGTCCCAGCCTCAGACCCAGACCTCCACCCACCCTCATCACTACAGCTCCACCAGCTGGCAGGGTGGCACGGCAACTGGTTGCCAGGGGAGTTGGGGCTACACCCGTTACCCTAGCAACCACCACCCACACCAACCACAGCACCAGCCcccagtgcagcagcagcaacttccCTCTGTTTACAACCCTCCGTCCTCTCgccactcctcctcccacccctcTTACCTCCcccatcctcatcctcaccccCACAGGGAGTACCTTCCCAGGTACGCCGGAGggggaggggaaagagagaggggggctgcaggagagagggagaggggagtgAGGGGGGAGtgtggggggagagagatgaaCAGGGAGTTCTCTGCTCCCATtggcaacagcagcaacaatagTAGTGGGGCTAATAGTAATAGTGCTTGTGGTGGAATAGGTGGACCCAACAGCATCCAAGGCAGGGAGTTTGGGGGTCTGTCAGTGGGTCAGAACCGGGAGTTCCAAAGTTCTGGGAGAGATGGACCTAACTTAGCTCCTGAAAGAAGAGACTTCGGTCCACCTTTCAGAGACAGGGAGCGAGAAAGGGAAAGGGAACGTGAAGGAGGAAGGGAGTTTCCTCTGCCAAACCAAAATCAGAGTAGAGACTTTGGCCCCAATGGAGCTGGAGGGGGGCATCCCAGAGACAAAGATGGAGGCAGGTGGGGTGAGTTTGGTGGCCAGACAAGAGAGGTTGTTGGAAACAGTAACCCAAACAACAGCTCTATCCCCCAGGGTAACCCTCCAAGTTCAACCAGCGGTTTACCTGTCACCCCAATGCTGAACCGAGACCCACCTGCATCACCCCAAAACAATCCCAGCCACCCCTCTCATTCCTCCCTGCCgccacacccccacccacatCCCCCAAACTCATCCAACCGAGACTTTCCTCCTTCAATGGACCAGGCACAAACTCCCTCCTCGGGAGCCGACCACTTTCATAGAGAGTACACTCCCACTGGAGGAAAAGACTTTCCTGCCGGGGCGCCTCCTTCTGCTGGCACAAATCGAGAGTACCTCAGCTCCCCTGGGGTGACTCCAAACCTTGGACGAGAGTATTCCGGGCCTGGAGGAACccaacacccccacccacctcACCCCCACTACCAGTCTGCacccagagacagagacagagaaagggactCAAACCTGCGAGAGTCAGCTTTGTACCAAAACCGTGGAGGCCCAAGCCAACCTCCTGcactctctccttcctcctcgtCCACCCATCACGTACACCCTCCCAATCCTCCTTACCCACCACCACCTCAGCCCCCTCTAGCCCCACCTCAAACCTCCCATGCCCAGCCACCCCCATCGGGTATGACACCCAATGTACGCCCCCAGCACTACCAGTCCTCGTCCCAGACTCCTCCAACCCCTCTTTCTCCCTTACCCAGCCCATCCACCAATCAGATGGGAGGCTTCTCATCTTTTCCtcctggctcctcctctgcacccAACATGCCACTTCCTGGACCGGGTGTGCCATCCAGCTGTTCACCTGGATGTCGCCCCTCCCCTTTCCATGGCACTTTGAACAACCACCCTCCATTCAGTGGAACGTACCACTCCAATGGGAACAGTGGCAGTAACATGGCCAACAGCAATAGCAACAATAGCGCACCCAATAGCAGCAATACCAACTCACAGTCTCTCTCGCCTCAAAATATGTCCAAAGGACCCCCGCCTCTTAGTAACTCTGCCAACAACATCAGCGTCTCGGCTCCTGCCTCCAGTTCTTCACTCCCCTGTGGAGACGGACATTCAGATTCAGGCCCGCCTCCCACACCTGTCATCATCAAGGAAGAACCTATAGAAGACAGGGAAGAGAATGAAAGCCCACCTTTGGTGTTGAGAAGCCCTTCTCCTGAACCCAAACCTGTAGACATCCCTATCCACGCCAGTCAATCAGCACG ATTTCACAAGGTCCTTGACCGTGGCAACGGGAACTCCTGTGCCCGCAGCGATGTCCTCTTTGTCCCGTTGGATGGCTCCAAACTGTGGAAGAAGAGAAATGAGATGATTGAAAGGGCCCGGAGGGAGGTTGAACAGCGGGCCAGAgacctgagagaaaaagagagggaaagagagcggGAGCGGGAGCGTGAGAGGGAACTGGATCGACATCTACAG cagaaggatgTCAACGCAGCTGGAGTGTGTCGCCAGGGTTCCTCactcttctttccctcctcgTCCTCTATCATCCTTGacccttcatcttcctcatgcAACCCTGTCTCCCATCAGTCCCCTCACCCCCAGCATCATCAACATCCACATGTTCACCTTTCTCAAGCACATCATCttcacccctccctctctcactctatcccccactccctcctcctgccATCCATGGGTGGAGCATCAGCCATGGTTGGAGGCCCACAGGGAGCCCTGGGAATGGGTTTAGGAGGTCCGTACCTGGGCCCAGACACCCCAGCACTGAGAACCCTGAGCGAGTATGCTCGCCCTCATGCTATGTCTCCTCTCGGAGCAGCAAGCCGTGCCCAGGCACACCACCAACAAATGCACCATGGTCATCCCCATGTCCACCCGTCATTTTTCCTTCCTCAGTTCCAAAATCATGCTTTAGCCCACCCCCACCATATGCCTGCTGatgcagctacagcagcagccatcttgggTTTTTTGTATGGGGGCAGTCTTGAAGGTGGTCCAGTTGTTGGTGGCCACCCAGGAATGGCTGGAGGCCAGATACCTGGAGGGCTTGGGGGAGCAGGATTCGGAGGAGTTGGCTTTCCTCATGCGATGGCTGCACATCGAGATCGAATGAAGCAAGGGTTTGAATTTAAGAGCGATGAGCGGGTTTACCAACCAGGGTCCATACCTGATCATGCAGCTCTTGCACTTGcccactcacattcacatgcCCATGCCAACGCCCATGTGCATGCGCATTCCCTGCTCCTTGGAGGAGGTTCTGCGGGATCTAATGAGGTGTCAATCTATGgcactcctcctcccccagctCCCCCTGGCCCTCCACACCTCCAGAACCCAAGCCTGGCCCCAGTAACTCGACCTCCCAACCCTCCGGCCCCTCAGTCTCTGTCCAATCCAccccccccatctctcctccCACCCTCACTCCCCTCTCACCCTTCATCCGCGGCACCCACTGCCCCCACAGCCCCGGccgcccctgctgctcctccgccagctcctcctccacctgctccaccgACCTCCAATGCCGCCTCACTTCATCACCCAGTCCCTCATTCTTCTTTTCCCAGCCCTCTGTCCTCTCATCTGCCACCAGCCCCTGCTCCAGCCGCTCCCCCCGAGGCCTACCCCACTCCCACTCGCTCACCCGCCTCTTATGAGCGAGACAGGAGTGAGGAAagagagcgggagagggagcgagacagAGCAGCTTTGCCGCCATTTGGGgacagagagcgagaaagagagagggagagagaaaggggaggaagtggtggaggaggtggaggaggagcaggagggggaagtggaggaggaggaacaggtggaggaggtgggggagagaatCTGGGACGTCTTCAGATGCTAAACGTGACGCCTCATCATCACCAGCATTCACACATCCACTCACATCTTCACCTACACCAGCAAGACACAG CGGCGGGCGGGGTTCACCCCCTGATGGACCCGTTGGCGTCGGGGTCTCCTTTGGCACGCCTCCCATATCCAGGAGCCACGCTAGGCACTCCCATCCTGGCTCACCCCCTCACTGACAGCGAGGTGCTCCGCCAACAGCTGTTCG GTGCTCCTTTCCGTGACTTGCCCCAGCCGTCCTCCCTCACTGGACCCATGTCAGCAGCCCACCAGCTCCAGGCCATGCAGCAGGCCCAGAGTGCCGAGCTGCAAATCCAGAGACTGGCCCTGGAACAACAGTGGatccatcaccaccaccaccactccctCACCCAGGACGAGTACTACAG tcACCTGAAGAAAGAAAGCGACAAGACCCTGTGA
- the atn1 gene encoding atrophin-1 isoform X5, translating into MKTRTHKESMPMRSGRRRGASEERRGRRPHSSPTRPERNDRQTQRGAVEELAGNRFSRRSQGHDSSESEGEELVSPPKRQKVQDSVSTPNPPTSTHSTDSSAPSTVPPPTLVASQSRESDNEDGQSQGSRSSVVGSLANSSSSLSSGRDIDQDNRSSSPSLSASPLGSLDSDSDGPDSPKQGEREREKGKEGGAGKVSGEERRALREGRGEDSCGDGEKRDVDARIEDCPSLKPPSTPCSSSGLTPSLRGAGDSSNDSNSGRKSYFSLDSKLMCKVEYGGPVGVDGALSGNRMNSKASTQCVTKTTISGDFSHNSPNIPHSLPPPLPPPPALKPLELGGQNLPAEVKTERDKIEKADKLLDKAQSTPPSLLPQTGPQPQSQPQTQTSTHPHHYSSTSWQGGTATGCQGSWGYTRYPSNHHPHQPQHQPPVQQQQLPSVYNPPSSRHSSSHPSYLPHPHPHPHREYLPRYAGGGGERERGAAGERERGVRGECGGREMNREFSAPIGNSSNNSSGANSNSACGGIGGPNSIQGREFGGLSVGQNREFQSSGRDGPNLAPERRDFGPPFRDREREREREREGGREFPLPNQNQSRDFGPNGAGGGHPRDKDGGRWGEFGGQTREVVGNSNPNNSSIPQGNPPSSTSGLPVTPMLNRDPPASPQNNPSHPSHSSLPPHPHPHPPNSSNRDFPPSMDQAQTPSSGADHFHREYTPTGGKDFPAGAPPSAGTNREYLSSPGVTPNLGREYSGPGGTQHPHPPHPHYQSAPRDRDRERDSNLRESALYQNRGGPSQPPALSPSSSSTHHVHPPNPPYPPPPQPPLAPPQTSHAQPPPSGMTPNVRPQHYQSSSQTPPTPLSPLPSPSTNQMGGFSSFPPGSSSAPNMPLPGPGVPSSCSPGCRPSPFHGTLNNHPPFSGTYHSNGNSGSNMANSNSNNSAPNSSNTNSQSLSPQNMSKGPPPLSNSANNISVSAPASSSSLPCGDGHSDSGPPPTPVIIKEEPIEDREENESPPLVLRSPSPEPKPVDIPIHASQSARFHKVLDRGNGNSCARSDVLFVPLDGSKLWKKRNEMIERARREVEQRARDLREKERERERERERERELDRHLQQQKDVNAAGVCRQGSSLFFPSSSSIILDPSSSSCNPVSHQSPHPQHHQHPHVHLSQAHHLHPSLSHSIPHSLLLPSMGGASAMVGGPQGALGMGLGGPYLGPDTPALRTLSEYARPHAMSPLGAASRAQAHHQQMHHGHPHVHPSFFLPQFQNHALAHPHHMPADAATAAAILGFLYGGSLEGGPVVGGHPGMAGGQIPGGLGGAGFGGVGFPHAMAAHRDRMKQGFEFKSDERVYQPGSIPDHAALALAHSHSHAHANAHVHAHSLLLGGGSAGSNEVSIYGTPPPPAPPGPPHLQNPSLAPVTRPPNPPAPQSLSNPPPPSLLPPSLPSHPSSAAPTAPTAPAAPAAPPPAPPPPAPPTSNAASLHHPVPHSSFPSPLSSHLPPAPAPAAPPEAYPTPTRSPASYERDRSEERERERERDRAALPPFGDRERERERERERGGSGGGGGGGAGGGSGGGGTGGGGGGENLGRLQMLNVTPHHHQHSHIHSHLHLHQQDTALASSGGRGSPPDGPVGVGVSFGTPPISRSHARHSHPGSPPH; encoded by the exons atgaaaacaaggacacacaaagAATCG ATGCCCATGCGCAGTGGGCGGCGGCGGGGGGCgagtgaggagagaaggggCAGACGCCCGCACTCCAGCCCCACTCGCCCTGAACGCAACGATAGACAGACG CAAAGAGGTGCTGTTGAGGAATTGGCTGGAAATCGCTTCAGTCGCAGATCACAAGGGCATGATTCATCAGAGAGTGAGGGGGAGGAACTTGTGTCTCCTCCAAAGAGGCAGAAAGTTCAG GATTCAGTCTCTACCCCAAACCCTCCAACATCAACACACTCGACTGACAGCTCGGCTCCTTCCACTGTCCCACCTCCAACCTTGGTTGCCAGCCAATCTCGTGAGAGTGACAACGAAGATGGCCAATCCCAGGGCAGCAGGAGTTCGGTTGTTGGGAGTCTGGCCaatagcagcagcagtctgAGCAGCGGGCGGGATATAGACCAGGACAATCGTTCCTCATCTCCGAGTCTCTCTGCTTCCCCTCTGGGTAGCCTGGATTCTGATTCCGACGGCCCGGACTCACCAAAgcaaggagagagggaacgagaGAAAGGCAAGGAAGGGGGAGCGGGGAAGGTgtcaggggaggagaggagagcgctacgagaggggagaggagaggactcCTGTGGAGATGGAGAAAAGCGAGATGTGGATGCAAGAATTGAAGACTGTCCTTCTCTTAAGCCCCCCTCCACTCCGTGCTCTTCCTCTGGTCTGACTCCCTCCCTCCGGGGAGCAGGGGATTCATCGAATGACAGCAATAGCGGGAGGAAGTCCTACTTCTCCCTGGACTCCAAATTGATGTGTAAAGTTGAGTATGGTGGACCAGTGGGTGTCGATGGTGCACTTAGTGGCAACCGAATGAATTCCAAAGCCAGCACACAGTGCGTGACCAAGACAACTATCTCGGGAGACTTTTCCCACAACAGCCCCAACATTCCACACTCCTtaccccctcctctcccacctccaCCTGCCTTGAAGCCCTTGGAGCTAGGGGGACAAAACCTGCCTGCTGAGGttaagacagaaagagacaaaatagAAAAAGCAGACAAACTCCTGGACAAGGCTCAGTCCACTCCTCCCTCGCTGTTGCCACAGACCGGCCCCCAGCCACAGTCCCAGCCTCAGACCCAGACCTCCACCCACCCTCATCACTACAGCTCCACCAGCTGGCAGGGTGGCACGGCAACTGGTTGCCAGGGGAGTTGGGGCTACACCCGTTACCCTAGCAACCACCACCCACACCAACCACAGCACCAGCCcccagtgcagcagcagcaacttccCTCTGTTTACAACCCTCCGTCCTCTCgccactcctcctcccacccctcTTACCTCCcccatcctcatcctcaccccCACAGGGAGTACCTTCCCAGGTACGCCGGAGggggaggggaaagagagaggggggctgcaggagagagggagaggggagtgAGGGGGGAGtgtggggggagagagatgaaCAGGGAGTTCTCTGCTCCCATtggcaacagcagcaacaatagTAGTGGGGCTAATAGTAATAGTGCTTGTGGTGGAATAGGTGGACCCAACAGCATCCAAGGCAGGGAGTTTGGGGGTCTGTCAGTGGGTCAGAACCGGGAGTTCCAAAGTTCTGGGAGAGATGGACCTAACTTAGCTCCTGAAAGAAGAGACTTCGGTCCACCTTTCAGAGACAGGGAGCGAGAAAGGGAAAGGGAACGTGAAGGAGGAAGGGAGTTTCCTCTGCCAAACCAAAATCAGAGTAGAGACTTTGGCCCCAATGGAGCTGGAGGGGGGCATCCCAGAGACAAAGATGGAGGCAGGTGGGGTGAGTTTGGTGGCCAGACAAGAGAGGTTGTTGGAAACAGTAACCCAAACAACAGCTCTATCCCCCAGGGTAACCCTCCAAGTTCAACCAGCGGTTTACCTGTCACCCCAATGCTGAACCGAGACCCACCTGCATCACCCCAAAACAATCCCAGCCACCCCTCTCATTCCTCCCTGCCgccacacccccacccacatCCCCCAAACTCATCCAACCGAGACTTTCCTCCTTCAATGGACCAGGCACAAACTCCCTCCTCGGGAGCCGACCACTTTCATAGAGAGTACACTCCCACTGGAGGAAAAGACTTTCCTGCCGGGGCGCCTCCTTCTGCTGGCACAAATCGAGAGTACCTCAGCTCCCCTGGGGTGACTCCAAACCTTGGACGAGAGTATTCCGGGCCTGGAGGAACccaacacccccacccacctcACCCCCACTACCAGTCTGCacccagagacagagacagagaaagggactCAAACCTGCGAGAGTCAGCTTTGTACCAAAACCGTGGAGGCCCAAGCCAACCTCCTGcactctctccttcctcctcgtCCACCCATCACGTACACCCTCCCAATCCTCCTTACCCACCACCACCTCAGCCCCCTCTAGCCCCACCTCAAACCTCCCATGCCCAGCCACCCCCATCGGGTATGACACCCAATGTACGCCCCCAGCACTACCAGTCCTCGTCCCAGACTCCTCCAACCCCTCTTTCTCCCTTACCCAGCCCATCCACCAATCAGATGGGAGGCTTCTCATCTTTTCCtcctggctcctcctctgcacccAACATGCCACTTCCTGGACCGGGTGTGCCATCCAGCTGTTCACCTGGATGTCGCCCCTCCCCTTTCCATGGCACTTTGAACAACCACCCTCCATTCAGTGGAACGTACCACTCCAATGGGAACAGTGGCAGTAACATGGCCAACAGCAATAGCAACAATAGCGCACCCAATAGCAGCAATACCAACTCACAGTCTCTCTCGCCTCAAAATATGTCCAAAGGACCCCCGCCTCTTAGTAACTCTGCCAACAACATCAGCGTCTCGGCTCCTGCCTCCAGTTCTTCACTCCCCTGTGGAGACGGACATTCAGATTCAGGCCCGCCTCCCACACCTGTCATCATCAAGGAAGAACCTATAGAAGACAGGGAAGAGAATGAAAGCCCACCTTTGGTGTTGAGAAGCCCTTCTCCTGAACCCAAACCTGTAGACATCCCTATCCACGCCAGTCAATCAGCACG ATTTCACAAGGTCCTTGACCGTGGCAACGGGAACTCCTGTGCCCGCAGCGATGTCCTCTTTGTCCCGTTGGATGGCTCCAAACTGTGGAAGAAGAGAAATGAGATGATTGAAAGGGCCCGGAGGGAGGTTGAACAGCGGGCCAGAgacctgagagaaaaagagagggaaagagagcggGAGCGGGAGCGTGAGAGGGAACTGGATCGACATCTACAG cagcagaaggatgTCAACGCAGCTGGAGTGTGTCGCCAGGGTTCCTCactcttctttccctcctcgTCCTCTATCATCCTTGacccttcatcttcctcatgcAACCCTGTCTCCCATCAGTCCCCTCACCCCCAGCATCATCAACATCCACATGTTCACCTTTCTCAAGCACATCATCttcacccctccctctctcactctatcccccactccctcctcctgccATCCATGGGTGGAGCATCAGCCATGGTTGGAGGCCCACAGGGAGCCCTGGGAATGGGTTTAGGAGGTCCGTACCTGGGCCCAGACACCCCAGCACTGAGAACCCTGAGCGAGTATGCTCGCCCTCATGCTATGTCTCCTCTCGGAGCAGCAAGCCGTGCCCAGGCACACCACCAACAAATGCACCATGGTCATCCCCATGTCCACCCGTCATTTTTCCTTCCTCAGTTCCAAAATCATGCTTTAGCCCACCCCCACCATATGCCTGCTGatgcagctacagcagcagccatcttgggTTTTTTGTATGGGGGCAGTCTTGAAGGTGGTCCAGTTGTTGGTGGCCACCCAGGAATGGCTGGAGGCCAGATACCTGGAGGGCTTGGGGGAGCAGGATTCGGAGGAGTTGGCTTTCCTCATGCGATGGCTGCACATCGAGATCGAATGAAGCAAGGGTTTGAATTTAAGAGCGATGAGCGGGTTTACCAACCAGGGTCCATACCTGATCATGCAGCTCTTGCACTTGcccactcacattcacatgcCCATGCCAACGCCCATGTGCATGCGCATTCCCTGCTCCTTGGAGGAGGTTCTGCGGGATCTAATGAGGTGTCAATCTATGgcactcctcctcccccagctCCCCCTGGCCCTCCACACCTCCAGAACCCAAGCCTGGCCCCAGTAACTCGACCTCCCAACCCTCCGGCCCCTCAGTCTCTGTCCAATCCAccccccccatctctcctccCACCCTCACTCCCCTCTCACCCTTCATCCGCGGCACCCACTGCCCCCACAGCCCCGGccgcccctgctgctcctccgccagctcctcctccacctgctccaccgACCTCCAATGCCGCCTCACTTCATCACCCAGTCCCTCATTCTTCTTTTCCCAGCCCTCTGTCCTCTCATCTGCCACCAGCCCCTGCTCCAGCCGCTCCCCCCGAGGCCTACCCCACTCCCACTCGCTCACCCGCCTCTTATGAGCGAGACAGGAGTGAGGAAagagagcgggagagggagcgagacagAGCAGCTTTGCCGCCATTTGGGgacagagagcgagaaagagagagggagagagaaaggggaggaagtggtggaggaggtggaggaggagcaggagggggaagtggaggaggaggaacaggtggaggaggtgggggagagaatCTGGGACGTCTTCAGATGCTAAACGTGACGCCTCATCATCACCAGCATTCACACATCCACTCACATCTTCACCTACACCAGCAAGACACAG CATTGGCATCCAGCGGCGGGCGGGGTTCACCCCCTGATGGACCCGTTGGCGTCGGGGTCTCCTTTGGCACGCCTCCCATATCCAGGAGCCACGCTAGGCACTCCCATCCTGGCTCACCCCCTCACTGA